The following are from one region of the Chromobacterium phragmitis genome:
- the hisA gene encoding 1-(5-phosphoribosyl)-5-[(5-phosphoribosylamino)methylideneamino]imidazole-4-carboxamide isomerase — MLLIPAIDLKDGQCVRLRQGAMDDATIFSDDPVKVAAHWRDQGARRLHLVDLNGAFAGKPKNLSVIRDILGEVGDDMPVQLGGGIRDLDTIEAYLDMGLSYVIIGTAAVKTPGFLHDACDAFPGQVIVGLDAKDGMVAIDGWAKITNHNVIDLAKRFEDYGVNSVIYTDIGRDGMMTGVNIEATVKLAQALTIPVIASGGLTNLDDIRALCAVEDEGIEGAITGRAIYEGSIDFAAAQNLADELAG, encoded by the coding sequence ATGCTGCTGATACCCGCGATAGACCTGAAAGACGGTCAATGCGTGCGCCTGAGACAGGGCGCGATGGACGACGCCACCATCTTCTCCGACGATCCGGTCAAGGTTGCCGCCCACTGGCGCGACCAGGGCGCGCGACGCCTGCATTTGGTGGACCTCAACGGCGCTTTCGCCGGCAAACCCAAAAACCTGTCGGTGATCCGCGACATCCTAGGCGAAGTCGGCGACGACATGCCGGTGCAGTTGGGCGGCGGCATCCGCGACCTGGACACCATCGAGGCCTACCTCGACATGGGCCTGTCCTACGTGATCATCGGCACCGCCGCGGTCAAGACGCCGGGCTTTCTGCACGATGCCTGCGACGCCTTTCCCGGCCAGGTCATCGTCGGACTGGACGCCAAGGACGGCATGGTGGCGATCGACGGCTGGGCCAAGATCACCAACCATAACGTGATCGATCTGGCCAAGCGTTTCGAAGACTACGGCGTCAACTCGGTGATCTACACCGACATCGGCCGCGACGGCATGATGACCGGCGTCAACATCGAAGCCACCGTCAAGCTGGCGCAGGCGCTGACCATTCCGGTGATCGCCTCCGGCGGATTGACCAATCTCGACGACATCCGCGCCCTGTGCGCGGTGGAAGACGAGGGCATCGAGGGCGCCATCACCGGCCGCGCGATCTACGAAGGCAGCATCGATTTCGCCGCCGCGCAGAATCTGGCGGACGAACTGGCCGGCTGA
- the hisC gene encoding histidinol-phosphate transaminase, translating into MKLTVQQLVRPEIAAIGAYHVADAQGLIKLDAMENPWPLPIELQHELAAELAQVALNRYPDANGGGLKDDLRAAFSIPAAADILLGNGSDELITLIAQALARPGAKLLALEPSFVMYKMNALFSGLQYVGVPLREDFTLDLPATLAAIERERPATVFVSYPNNPTGPRYARDEVMAICRAAPGLVVVDEAYQSFSSDSFMDLAGELDNLLVMRTLSKLGLAGIRLGYAAASPAWIAELNKVRPPYNVNVLTLAAARFALRHLGVFNSQAAELRAERARLFEALAALPALTTFPSEANFVTVRAPDAPALFQHLKASGILIKQLHGSHPLLENCLRLTVGSPDENAALLSAIQRFFA; encoded by the coding sequence ATGAAACTGACTGTGCAACAACTGGTGCGGCCGGAAATCGCCGCCATCGGCGCCTATCACGTTGCCGACGCCCAGGGCCTGATCAAGCTGGACGCGATGGAAAACCCGTGGCCGCTGCCGATCGAGCTGCAGCACGAGCTGGCCGCCGAACTGGCCCAGGTGGCGCTGAACCGCTATCCGGACGCCAACGGCGGCGGCCTGAAGGACGATCTGCGCGCCGCGTTCTCCATCCCCGCCGCCGCCGACATCCTCCTAGGCAACGGTTCGGACGAGTTGATCACGCTGATCGCCCAGGCGCTGGCGCGCCCCGGCGCCAAGCTGCTGGCGCTGGAGCCCTCGTTCGTGATGTACAAGATGAACGCGCTGTTCTCCGGCCTGCAGTACGTCGGCGTGCCGCTGCGCGAGGACTTCACGCTGGATTTGCCGGCCACGCTCGCCGCCATCGAGCGGGAACGGCCGGCGACGGTGTTCGTGTCCTACCCCAACAATCCCACCGGGCCGCGCTACGCCCGCGACGAGGTGATGGCCATCTGCCGCGCCGCGCCGGGCCTGGTGGTGGTGGACGAAGCGTATCAGAGCTTTTCTTCCGACAGTTTCATGGACCTGGCCGGCGAGCTGGACAACCTGCTGGTGATGCGCACGCTGTCCAAGCTGGGCCTGGCCGGCATCCGCCTGGGGTACGCCGCCGCCAGTCCGGCCTGGATCGCGGAGCTCAACAAGGTGCGGCCGCCTTACAACGTCAATGTGCTGACGCTGGCTGCCGCCCGTTTCGCGCTCAGGCACCTGGGGGTGTTCAATAGCCAGGCCGCCGAACTGCGCGCCGAGCGCGCGCGGCTGTTCGAGGCGCTGGCCGCCTTGCCTGCCTTGACGACGTTCCCGTCCGAAGCCAACTTCGTCACCGTCCGCGCGCCGGACGCGCCGGCGCTGTTCCAGCATCTGAAGGCGTCCGGCATTCTGATCAAGCAGTTGCATGGCAGCCACCCGCTGTTGGAAAACTGCTTGCGCCTGACCGTGGGCAGTCCGGATGAAAACGCCGCGCTGCTGTCCGCCATCCAACGTTTTTTCGCTTGA
- a CDS encoding histidine triad nucleotide-binding protein, translating to MSDCLFCKIVAGQIPANKVYEDDDVLAFHDIRPIAPVHFMIIPKLHVDSLAHCGPEHEAVLGKILTLAPRLAKEQGLASGFKTGINTGRGGGQEVFHLHVHVFGHKG from the coding sequence ATGAGCGACTGCCTTTTCTGCAAGATCGTGGCGGGCCAGATTCCCGCCAACAAGGTTTACGAAGACGACGATGTGCTGGCTTTCCACGACATCCGTCCGATCGCGCCGGTGCACTTCATGATCATTCCCAAGCTGCACGTCGACTCGCTGGCCCATTGCGGCCCCGAACACGAGGCGGTGCTGGGCAAGATCCTGACGCTGGCTCCGCGGCTGGCCAAGGAGCAGGGCCTGGCGTCCGGTTTCAAGACCGGCATCAACACCGGCCGCGGCGGCGGCCAGGAAGTGTTCCACCTGCATGTGCACGTGTTTGGCCACAAGGGCTGA
- the hisD gene encoding histidinol dehydrogenase, with the protein MLKLSSSQPDFAERLHALLAFETAQDPAVDAAVASICADVHHRGDAALVEHTNRFDRMQAAGMADLTLSREQLEAAWGRLPADVRDALSAAAERVRRYHEKQLAHSWSYEDEDGTLLGQQVTPLDRVGIYVPGGKAAYPSSVLMNAMPAKVAGVGEIIMVVPTPGGERNDLVLAAAYIAGVDKVFTVGGAQAVAALAYGTETVPQVDKITGPGNTYVAAAKRRVFGVVGIDMVAGPSEILVICDGDTDPDWVAMDLFSQAEHDEIAQAILLCPSADYIAQVEASIARLLPSMPRRAIIEASLGNRGALIQVRDLAEACEISNYIAPEHLELSVADPAALLPRLRHAGAIFMGRFTSESLGDYCAGPNHVLPTSRTARFASPLGVYDFQKRSSLIRVSQAGAQKLGRIASLLARGEGLSAHARAAELRLED; encoded by the coding sequence ATGTTGAAACTGTCCTCCTCCCAGCCCGACTTCGCTGAGCGCCTGCACGCGCTGCTGGCTTTTGAAACCGCGCAGGACCCTGCCGTGGACGCCGCCGTGGCGTCCATCTGCGCCGATGTCCATCATCGCGGCGACGCGGCGCTGGTGGAGCACACCAACCGTTTCGACCGCATGCAGGCGGCCGGCATGGCCGATTTGACGCTCAGCCGCGAGCAGTTGGAAGCCGCCTGGGGGCGTCTGCCGGCCGATGTGCGCGACGCGCTGTCCGCCGCCGCCGAGCGCGTGCGCCGCTACCACGAGAAGCAGCTGGCGCACAGCTGGAGTTATGAGGACGAAGACGGCACCCTGCTGGGCCAGCAAGTCACGCCGCTGGACCGCGTCGGCATCTACGTGCCGGGCGGCAAGGCCGCCTATCCCAGTTCTGTGCTGATGAACGCGATGCCGGCCAAGGTGGCAGGCGTGGGCGAAATCATCATGGTGGTGCCGACGCCGGGAGGCGAGCGCAACGACTTGGTATTGGCCGCGGCCTATATCGCCGGCGTGGACAAGGTGTTCACTGTCGGCGGCGCTCAGGCGGTGGCCGCGCTGGCCTATGGCACGGAGACCGTGCCGCAGGTGGACAAGATCACCGGGCCGGGCAACACCTACGTCGCCGCCGCCAAGCGCCGCGTGTTCGGCGTGGTGGGCATCGACATGGTGGCCGGCCCGTCCGAGATCCTGGTGATCTGCGACGGCGACACCGATCCGGACTGGGTGGCGATGGACCTGTTCAGCCAGGCCGAACACGATGAGATCGCCCAGGCCATCCTGCTGTGTCCGTCGGCGGACTACATTGCCCAGGTGGAGGCCAGCATCGCCAGGCTGCTGCCGTCCATGCCGCGCCGCGCCATCATCGAGGCCAGCCTGGGCAACCGCGGCGCGCTGATCCAAGTGCGCGATTTGGCCGAGGCCTGCGAGATCAGCAACTATATCGCGCCGGAGCACCTGGAATTGTCGGTGGCCGATCCCGCTGCCCTGCTGCCGCGATTGCGCCACGCCGGCGCCATTTTCATGGGCCGCTTCACCTCGGAAAGCCTGGGCGACTACTGCGCCGGTCCCAACCACGTGCTGCCGACCAGCCGCACCGCGCGCTTCGCCAGTCCGCTGGGCGTGTACGACTTCCAGAAGCGCAGCAGCCTGATTCGCGTGTCGCAGGCCGGCGCGCAGAAGCTGGGCCGCATCGCCAGCCTGCTGGCGCGCGGCGAAGGGCTGAGCGCCCATGCCCGCGCCGCGGAGCTGCGGCTAGAGGATTGA
- the tatA gene encoding Sec-independent protein translocase subunit TatA codes for MGSLSIWHWLIVLLIVVLVFGTKKLPNIGKDLGNAVKGFKEGMNEGAKDGQPPAKDAGRIIDGEADKK; via the coding sequence ATGGGTTCTCTGAGCATCTGGCACTGGCTGATCGTGCTGCTGATCGTGGTACTGGTGTTCGGCACCAAGAAGCTGCCGAACATCGGCAAGGACCTCGGCAACGCGGTCAAGGGCTTCAAGGAAGGCATGAACGAAGGCGCCAAGGACGGCCAGCCGCCGGCCAAGGACGCCGGCCGCATCATCGACGGCGAAGCCGACAAGAAATAA
- the tatB gene encoding Sec-independent protein translocase protein TatB has translation MLDISFGEFVLIGAVALVVLGPERLPTVARTVGALLARAQRFVATMKADMQQQANLQGLDSLRQDIQDAAHSFRGQLESEVRQVRDAIDQNAADARALAEQAAEPFQEADRTIHGAREPDAEAQALAEENRPLPDAPAAPDSAPPARDENQLDLFDDLPPSAPVSQPTASQARE, from the coding sequence GTGCTTGACATCAGTTTCGGCGAATTCGTCCTGATCGGCGCGGTGGCGCTGGTGGTGCTGGGCCCAGAGCGGCTGCCGACGGTGGCGCGCACCGTCGGCGCGCTGCTGGCGCGCGCGCAGCGCTTCGTCGCCACCATGAAGGCGGACATGCAGCAGCAGGCCAATCTGCAAGGGCTGGACAGCCTGCGCCAGGACATCCAGGACGCCGCGCACAGCTTTCGCGGCCAGTTGGAATCCGAGGTGCGGCAAGTGCGCGACGCGATAGACCAGAACGCCGCCGACGCGCGCGCGCTGGCCGAGCAGGCGGCGGAGCCGTTCCAGGAGGCCGATCGAACGATACACGGCGCGCGGGAGCCCGACGCGGAAGCGCAGGCGCTGGCCGAGGAAAACCGTCCGCTGCCTGACGCGCCGGCCGCGCCAGACAGCGCGCCGCCCGCCCGCGACGAGAACCAGCTGGATCTGTTCGACGACTTGCCGCCGAGCGCGCCCGTTTCCCAACCTACCGCATCACAAGCTCGCGAATGA
- a CDS encoding ABC transporter substrate-binding protein, with product MAKGLVWLAAGLLCLAAAAFGAEKKVFLLESYHSDYQWDHDYRAALFEKLSPRCELAVYTLDSKRLPREQVLVRADEARKRIAAFQPDLVIVGDDAALQLVGSKLAESGMPVIYLGINNNPRNYFQSTPSNLSGVLERPLILRNIFELGHIVPGLKRALAMFDSDLTSRIIRDETFIGRDSIRLGNIDVDIAQPATFAEWQQRILQAPQRYQAIWVGLYFTLRDDSGKVVPSDEVMRWTAANSKLPMFAFWNFAVGKGKTIGGRVLTGREQGLEAARMAKAVLFENRNLSSLFPVTPSEGEYLFSRSELSRAGLTLPPPVARKAHWVE from the coding sequence ATGGCAAAAGGACTGGTCTGGTTGGCGGCAGGCCTGCTGTGCCTGGCCGCGGCGGCGTTCGGCGCGGAAAAGAAGGTGTTTCTGCTGGAGAGTTACCACAGCGACTACCAATGGGATCACGATTACCGCGCCGCCTTGTTCGAGAAGTTGTCGCCGCGCTGCGAGCTGGCGGTATACACGCTGGACAGCAAGCGCCTGCCGCGCGAGCAGGTGCTGGTCCGCGCCGACGAGGCGCGCAAGCGGATCGCGGCGTTTCAGCCGGATCTTGTCATCGTAGGCGACGACGCCGCGTTACAACTGGTAGGCAGCAAGCTGGCAGAGTCCGGCATGCCCGTGATTTACCTCGGCATCAACAACAATCCGCGCAATTATTTCCAGTCCACGCCCAGCAATCTCAGCGGGGTGCTGGAGCGGCCGCTGATCTTGCGCAACATCTTCGAGCTGGGGCATATCGTCCCCGGCCTGAAGCGCGCGCTGGCCATGTTCGACAGCGATCTGACCTCGCGCATCATCCGCGACGAAACCTTCATCGGCCGAGACAGCATCCGTCTGGGAAACATCGATGTCGACATCGCCCAGCCCGCCACTTTCGCCGAGTGGCAGCAGCGCATCCTGCAAGCGCCGCAACGCTACCAGGCGATCTGGGTGGGCCTGTATTTCACCCTGCGCGACGACAGCGGCAAGGTGGTGCCCAGCGACGAGGTGATGCGCTGGACCGCGGCCAACAGCAAGCTGCCGATGTTCGCGTTCTGGAACTTCGCGGTGGGCAAGGGCAAGACCATAGGCGGCAGAGTGCTGACCGGGCGCGAGCAGGGCCTGGAGGCCGCGCGGATGGCCAAGGCGGTGTTGTTCGAGAATCGCAACCTATCCTCTCTGTTTCCGGTCACGCCGTCGGAGGGCGAATACCTGTTCAGCCGCAGCGAGCTGTCGCGCGCCGGTCTGACGCTGCCGCCGCCGGTGGCGCGCAAGGCGCATTGGGTCGAGTAG
- the hisI gene encoding phosphoribosyl-AMP cyclohydrolase codes for MSWLDEVKWDDKGLVAAIAQDAASGRVLMVAWMNRESLQLTADTGIAHYFSRSRQKLWKKGEESGHLQTVKELRLDCDGDVIVMQIEQIGGIACHTGRESCFYRRFENGGWTTVDAVLKDPSTIYHP; via the coding sequence ATGAGCTGGCTGGACGAAGTGAAGTGGGACGACAAAGGCCTGGTGGCCGCCATCGCCCAGGACGCGGCCAGCGGCCGCGTGTTGATGGTGGCGTGGATGAACCGCGAGAGCCTGCAATTGACCGCCGACACCGGCATCGCCCACTACTTCAGCCGCTCGCGGCAAAAACTGTGGAAGAAGGGCGAGGAGTCCGGCCATCTGCAGACGGTGAAGGAGCTGAGGCTGGACTGCGACGGCGACGTCATCGTGATGCAGATCGAACAAATCGGCGGCATCGCTTGTCACACAGGGCGGGAGAGCTGTTTTTACCGCCGCTTCGAGAACGGCGGCTGGACGACGGTGGACGCCGTGCTGAAAGACCCGAGCACCATCTACCATCCCTGA
- the tatC gene encoding twin-arginine translocase subunit TatC has protein sequence MNEQPLLAHLIELRTRLVRALLGIALVFLGLFHWSSDIYHLLAKPLLDALPQGGSMIATEVTSTFFVPMKVTMLVAFLVSLPNTLYQVWAFVAPGLYSHEKKLVLPLVLCSLLLFLVGMAFAYFLVFPVVFHFMSAVTPAGVSMMTDIDKYLSFVLGMFMAFGTTFEVPVLVVVLTRMGVVTVAKLREARPYVIVGAFVIAAIVTPPDVLSQTLLAVPLWLLFEVGVLVASLMERKARAREHAESAP, from the coding sequence ATGAACGAACAACCGCTGCTCGCGCACCTGATCGAGCTGCGCACCCGGCTGGTGCGCGCTCTCCTGGGCATCGCCCTGGTCTTTCTAGGCCTGTTCCACTGGTCGTCCGACATCTACCACCTGCTGGCCAAGCCCTTGTTGGACGCGCTGCCGCAGGGCGGCAGCATGATCGCCACCGAGGTGACTTCCACCTTCTTCGTGCCGATGAAGGTGACCATGCTGGTGGCCTTCCTGGTGTCGTTGCCCAACACCTTGTACCAGGTTTGGGCCTTCGTCGCGCCCGGGCTGTACAGCCACGAGAAGAAGCTGGTGCTGCCCTTGGTGCTGTGCAGCCTGCTGCTGTTCCTGGTCGGCATGGCTTTCGCCTATTTCCTGGTGTTCCCGGTGGTGTTCCACTTCATGTCGGCGGTGACGCCGGCCGGCGTCAGCATGATGACCGACATCGACAAATACCTGTCTTTCGTCCTCGGCATGTTCATGGCCTTCGGCACCACTTTCGAGGTGCCGGTGCTGGTGGTGGTGCTGACGCGGATGGGCGTGGTGACGGTGGCCAAGCTGCGCGAGGCGCGGCCTTACGTGATTGTCGGCGCCTTTGTCATCGCCGCCATCGTCACGCCGCCGGATGTGCTGTCGCAGACGCTGCTGGCGGTGCCGCTGTGGCTATTGTTCGAAGTCGGGGTGCTGGTGGCCAGCCTGATGGAGCGCAAAGCCCGCGCCCGGGAGCATGCGGAGTCCGCGCCATGA
- a CDS encoding phosphoribosyl-ATP diphosphatase, giving the protein MTPDVLKNIADTLEARREAAPQSSYVASLFHKGEDAILKKVAEEAAETLMASKDKDKLHLVREVADLWFHTMVLLTYHGLRPEDVVMELHRREGISGLDEKAARKPTA; this is encoded by the coding sequence ATGACACCGGATGTGTTGAAGAACATCGCCGATACGCTGGAAGCCCGGCGCGAAGCGGCGCCGCAGTCTTCCTACGTGGCCTCGCTGTTCCACAAGGGCGAGGACGCCATCCTGAAGAAGGTGGCGGAAGAGGCGGCGGAGACGCTGATGGCCTCAAAGGACAAGGACAAGCTGCACCTGGTGCGCGAAGTGGCCGATCTGTGGTTCCACACCATGGTGCTGTTGACATATCATGGCTTGCGCCCGGAAGACGTGGTGATGGAGCTGCACCGCCGCGAGGGCATTTCCGGCCTGGACGAGAAGGCCGCGCGCAAACCCACAGCCTGA
- a CDS encoding DUF2069 domain-containing protein has translation MSREACRAGASAALISLIALTLAWELWLAPLRPGGSFLAFKALLLLLPLRGILAGRLYTYQWSSMFILGFFIEGVMRGWGDHGLSQRLAWCEVLISTLFFICVLGYARSFKKLKV, from the coding sequence ATGAGCCGCGAAGCCTGCCGCGCCGGCGCGTCCGCCGCGCTGATATCGCTGATCGCGCTGACCCTGGCCTGGGAGCTGTGGCTGGCGCCGCTGCGGCCGGGCGGCTCTTTCCTGGCATTCAAGGCCTTGCTGTTGTTGTTGCCGCTGCGTGGCATCCTGGCTGGACGGCTTTACACCTACCAGTGGTCCAGCATGTTCATCCTGGGCTTCTTCATCGAGGGCGTGATGCGAGGCTGGGGCGACCATGGCCTGTCGCAGCGATTGGCATGGTGTGAAGTGCTGATCAGTACACTATTCTTCATCTGTGTATTGGGGTACGCCAGGAGCTTCAAAAAGCTCAAGGTTTGA
- the hisG gene encoding ATP phosphoribosyltransferase, with translation MKLTIALSKGRIFEETLPLLAAAGIVPAENPESSRKLIIGTNHPEVQLVIVRASDVPTYVQYGAADLGIAGRDVLIEHGGAGLYQPLDLNIAKCKMMVAVQEGFDYDAAVRRGARLKIATKYPQIAREHFAKKGVHVDIIKLYGSMELAPLVGLADAIVDLVSTGGTLRANKLAAVEHIIDISSRLVVNQAALKLKYDAIQPVLDAFAGAVPA, from the coding sequence ATGAAGCTGACCATCGCCCTGTCCAAGGGCCGCATTTTTGAAGAAACGCTGCCCTTGCTGGCGGCGGCCGGCATCGTTCCGGCGGAAAATCCCGAGTCGTCGCGCAAGCTGATCATCGGCACCAACCACCCCGAGGTGCAGCTGGTGATCGTGCGCGCGTCCGACGTGCCCACCTATGTGCAATACGGCGCGGCCGACCTCGGCATCGCCGGCCGCGATGTGCTGATCGAGCACGGCGGCGCGGGCCTGTATCAGCCGCTGGATCTGAACATCGCCAAGTGCAAGATGATGGTGGCGGTGCAGGAAGGATTCGACTACGACGCGGCGGTGCGGCGCGGCGCGCGGCTGAAAATCGCCACCAAATATCCGCAGATCGCGCGCGAACACTTCGCCAAGAAGGGCGTGCACGTCGACATCATCAAGCTGTACGGCTCGATGGAGCTGGCGCCGCTGGTCGGCCTGGCCGACGCCATCGTCGATCTGGTGTCCACCGGCGGCACGCTGCGCGCCAACAAGCTGGCGGCGGTCGAACACATTATCGACATCAGTTCGCGTCTGGTGGTGAACCAGGCCGCGTTGAAGCTCAAGTACGACGCGATCCAGCCGGTGCTGGACGCTTTCGCCGGCGCGGTGCCAGCCTGA
- the hisB gene encoding imidazoleglycerol-phosphate dehydratase HisB, which produces MRTATVTRNTLETQITVSLNLDGTGVGRFETGVPFLDHMMDQIARHGLIDLDVQAAGDLHIDAHHTVEDIGITLGQAFAKAIGDKKGIRRYGHAYVPLDEALSRVVIDLSGRPGLVYNVDYTRASIGQFDVDLFSEFFHGFVNHSMATLHIDNLRGHNSHHQAETIFKAFGRALRMACERDERMAGITPSTKGTLSA; this is translated from the coding sequence ATGAGAACCGCAACCGTCACCCGCAACACGCTGGAAACCCAGATCACGGTGTCCTTGAATCTGGACGGCACCGGCGTCGGCCGTTTTGAAACCGGCGTGCCCTTTCTCGACCACATGATGGACCAGATCGCCCGCCATGGCCTGATCGACCTCGATGTCCAGGCGGCGGGCGACCTGCATATCGACGCCCACCACACAGTGGAAGACATCGGCATCACGCTGGGCCAGGCTTTCGCCAAAGCCATCGGCGACAAGAAGGGCATCCGCCGCTACGGCCACGCCTACGTGCCGCTGGACGAGGCTTTGAGCCGGGTGGTGATCGACCTGTCCGGCCGTCCCGGCCTGGTTTACAACGTCGATTACACTCGCGCCAGCATCGGCCAGTTCGACGTGGATTTGTTCTCCGAATTTTTCCACGGCTTCGTCAACCACAGCATGGCGACGCTGCATATCGACAATTTGCGCGGCCACAACAGCCATCACCAGGCCGAGACCATCTTCAAGGCTTTCGGCCGCGCGCTGCGGATGGCTTGCGAGCGCGACGAACGGATGGCCGGCATCACGCCGTCCACCAAGGGGACGCTCTCCGCATGA
- the hisF gene encoding imidazole glycerol phosphate synthase subunit HisF — protein sequence MLAKRIIPCLDVTAGRVVKGVNFLGLRDAGDPVEIARRYNEQGADELTFLDITASSDQRDIILHVIEAVADQVFIPLTVGGGVRSVADIRRLLNAGADKVSINTAAVTHPEFVREASEHFGNQCIVVALDAKAVTPENDRWEIFTHGGRNRTGLDAVEWARKMQELGAGEILLTSMDRDGTKAGFNLPLTRAVSDAVSIPVIASGGVGNLQHLVDGVKEGHADAVLAASIFHFGEYTVAEAKQAMRDAGIEVRL from the coding sequence ATGCTTGCCAAACGCATCATCCCCTGTCTGGACGTGACCGCCGGCCGCGTGGTCAAGGGCGTCAACTTCCTGGGCCTGCGCGATGCCGGCGATCCGGTGGAGATCGCCCGCCGCTACAACGAGCAGGGCGCCGACGAGCTGACTTTTCTCGACATCACAGCCAGTTCCGACCAGCGCGACATCATCCTGCATGTGATCGAGGCGGTGGCGGACCAGGTATTCATTCCGCTGACGGTGGGCGGCGGCGTGCGCAGCGTCGCCGACATCCGCCGCCTGCTCAACGCCGGCGCGGACAAGGTCAGCATCAACACGGCGGCCGTCACCCACCCCGAGTTCGTGCGCGAGGCATCCGAGCACTTCGGCAACCAGTGCATCGTCGTCGCGCTGGACGCCAAGGCGGTGACGCCGGAGAACGACCGCTGGGAGATCTTCACCCATGGCGGCCGCAACCGCACCGGGCTGGACGCCGTTGAATGGGCGCGCAAGATGCAGGAGCTGGGCGCCGGCGAAATCCTGCTGACCAGCATGGACCGCGACGGCACCAAGGCCGGCTTCAATCTGCCGCTGACGCGAGCGGTGTCCGACGCCGTGAGCATTCCCGTCATAGCCTCCGGCGGCGTCGGCAATCTGCAGCATCTGGTGGATGGCGTCAAAGAAGGCCATGCCGACGCGGTGCTGGCCGCCAGCATCTTCCATTTTGGCGAATACACGGTGGCAGAGGCCAAACAGGCCATGCGCGACGCCGGCATCGAGGTGAGGCTATGA
- the hisH gene encoding imidazole glycerol phosphate synthase subunit HisH, producing MKVAVIDYGMGNLHSVLKSLQAVNENGADIFLTRDPEAVVKADKVVFPGQGAMPDCMRELNRHGLADAVRETTQNKPFFGICVGAQLLFEHSEEGDTAGLGLFPGQVVRFADDLAAAGERLKVPHMGWNQVYQRRSHPLFAGIADGERFYFVHSYHFAPADAALTLAETDYPERFACIVGRGNIFATQFHTEKSHRAGLQMMKNFLAWDGNV from the coding sequence ATGAAAGTCGCAGTGATTGATTACGGCATGGGCAATCTGCACTCGGTGCTGAAGTCCCTGCAGGCCGTCAACGAAAACGGCGCCGATATTTTCCTGACCCGCGATCCGGAAGCCGTGGTGAAGGCCGACAAGGTGGTCTTCCCCGGCCAGGGCGCGATGCCCGATTGCATGCGCGAGCTGAACCGCCACGGCCTGGCCGACGCGGTGCGTGAAACTACGCAGAACAAGCCGTTTTTTGGAATCTGCGTCGGCGCGCAACTATTGTTCGAACATAGCGAAGAGGGCGATACCGCCGGCTTGGGGCTGTTCCCGGGCCAGGTGGTGCGTTTCGCGGACGATCTCGCCGCCGCGGGCGAGCGGCTCAAAGTGCCGCACATGGGTTGGAACCAGGTTTACCAGCGCCGGTCCCATCCCTTGTTCGCCGGCATCGCCGACGGCGAGCGCTTCTATTTCGTCCACAGCTACCATTTCGCGCCGGCCGACGCGGCGCTGACGCTCGCGGAAACAGATTATCCCGAGCGGTTTGCCTGCATCGTCGGGCGTGGCAATATATTCGCCACGCAGTTCCACACCGAAAAGAGCCACCGGGCCGGACTTCAGATGATGAAGAACTTCCTGGCCTGGGACGGCAATGTTTAA